The stretch of DNA CATATCCCGCGGCCGAAAAACTTCTCCTACTTTAAAATCGTCTACTGCATAAACTTTATCAATGGCAGGGTTCATATTAATAGCTAAGATTATTGTACTCCCCCTGTTCTATTGAGAATCCATTGGATAACACACAAGTCTTAAGATTATTCAACAACTACACCCTTCTTGATAATGATATTGGCATACAAAGCTTTCTCACCTGTTGCTACAACTGCATAGGCATTTTTAGCCCTTTCATAGAAAGCAAACCTTTCAACAAATTCAATTTTATTGGTAACCGGTTCATGCTTTTTTACGATCTCCTTGTAAGTATCCCAAATTATAGGCTTAACAGTGTCCCCAGGTACAACTGCCATTAGCGCAACTGGCGCTTCCGCATAAGAATCCAGCGGAAAGAATTTCAGAACTGCATCAAGAAGTTCAGGGACATTATGTCCGTCACATCTTACAAGCCTTTTCGCAATGCTTGCAGCCGGAAAATTACCGTCTGCAATTACAAGCTCGTCTCCATGCCCCATTTCCATCAATATTTTTAAAAGTTCAGGTGATATAATTCCTGGTATTCCCTTAAGCATATAAATCTCTCCTTTTTTACTTAACTCGGTTATATCGATAACCAATATTAAAGTTAAAAATAAATTAATGTAGTTATCGATGAAATTAACCAACTTTAATATCTAAATATTTAGTTTTAAAGTTGGTTAATTATATTGATAACGCACTTTAAAATTAGAAATAAATTAATGTAGTTATCAATGAAATTCGCGAAGTTTGTATTAAGGAAATATTGAATTTTAAACTTCGCTCATTATAAAGATTTACTCTAAACAATTGATTTTTTATTTGATTAAGTAATAGAACCCAGGTATATCTTTACTCATTATGTTACCTGGCATATTACTTCTTATTTCTTCAACGAGAAGACTTTAGATGGAAGCGCCTATTACGGAGGTGTAATCTCTCCATTAAGGTCCCACAGGTCTTCCCAGCTCTGGCCATCCTTCCACAAGAATACCTGTCCCTTGATAAGGCGGCAATTCTTGTCAATCCCCTCAATCTCTTTCATTTCTTCATCCGTAAGCGGGTCTGTCACTGTACACTGAAGGCTACTCAGGTACTGATCACGGCGTATTGAAAATGGTATCGGTATCTGCCCGCGTTGAACCGCCCATTTAATGCAAACAACAGCCGGGTGGACATTCAACCTCTGGGCTATTTTGACAATGACAGGATCTTCAATGTCAACGGTGTCATTCTCTGTCTTATCACGGTCAGGACGGTTTGGTGAACCGATAGGGCAGAAGCCAATGGGCTGTATACCGTTGTCGATACAGTATTTGAACAGTTCTGGCTGTTGGAAATGAGGATGCAACTCCATCTCATTGCATGCCGGCTTGATTTTAGCATCTCTCAGTAACAGTTTCAACTTTGGTATCGTCATATTGGATGTACCGATGTGCCTTACCAGCCCCATCTCCACCAGCCTCTCCATCTGGCGCCATGTCTTCATATAATTCTCATGGATATATGGCTTAGCATCAGGACTGCGTGAGTCAACACTACATCCGGGTGCATGGTAGTTCGGAAATGGCCAGTGGATAAGATACAGGTCCAGGTAGTCCAACTTCAGGTCCTTGAGCGTTTTCGCACATGACAGGAGGACATCTCCTTCGCCGTGCATATCATTCCACACTTTTGAGGTAATCCACAGCTCTTCGCGTTTGATACCGCCTTCCATGGCTTCTTTTAAAACAGGACCGATCAAATGCTCATTTCCATATACGGAAGCACAATCTATATGTCTGTAGCCAACGGAAATCGCACCTCTGACGGCTTCTGCAATTTGTTCCCCTGTGAAGCGGTCAGAACCAAACGTACCAAGCCCTACACCAGGGATTTTAGCTCCGGTATATAAGATTCTTTGGGGAACCTTGTTTGGGTCTACTCCATCACTAGCGATGGTGAATTTTTGTTTTTCCATTATAAACCTCTCCTTTACGTATTTAGTAGTATTGTAACTATTCAGCGGTTGATAAACCAATCCTAGAAATTGAAGCCGGAAAAATGCCATGGACGGCGTTTTTAGGCATCATTTAATAGCAAAATTTTTCCCTTTACCGTTCCCGGTGTTTTATACATGTCAAATGCCGCTTTAATCTCACTTAATGGCATTTTTTTAAAGATCAAGCTTTCATCAAATTTTAGTGCACCAGTGGCAAAAAAGTGTGCTGTAAGCTCCCATTCCTTACCCGGGAACGGAGCACTGTATGACATCCATGAACCTGTAAGGTAAAATTCCTTTCTATTCATGTTTTCAAACAATCTTGGCGTAAAAATTAAATCCTTAGTAGGTGTGCCTATGAAACATAAGCTTGACCGATTACCTGCCAGTTCAAAAGCCAGTTTCATGGTTGCATCCACACCAGCCGTTTCAAAAACAAAACCAAAACCTTTCTTATTGGTATAATCCATTGCAATCTCATAAAAATTGCTATCCAGCGTATTAATGGTTACATCGGCTCCAAGCTTTTTCGCCAGGGCAAGCCTGTCATTATCAATATCAAAAACAAATACTCTTTTTGCCCCATAGATTTTTGCCCACTGCGCAGTAAAAAGACCGATGGTGCCGCCTCCTAGTATTGCTACATCTTCACCACCATGATAATTGGCGCGGTTTAAGCCATGAAGTGCTACGGTGGATGGTTCAAAAAACGCTCCCTGCTCAAAAGAAACACTTGTATCAAACTTTACTGCATTTCTTTCAGGTAATTTTACATATTCCGCAAAACTTCCCTGCGTCCTTGAGCCAATAAAGCTGTAAAACTTACATTGGGAATAGCTGCCCCTTTGACAATCCTCACATTTAAAACAAGGTAAAAGAGGGGCTCCTGCTACCCGGTCACCGACTTTAATGGTTGTAATCTCTTTTCCTACTTCCACAACCTCACCAGAAAACTCGTGTCCCAGTACTATCGGATAGTAGTGGGCACCGTTTCTCAGTACACGAGGTATATCCGAGCCGCATATTCCCGTTGCTTTGATTTTTACCAGTACTTCTCCATCATTGATTCGAGGGGTCGGATATTCCTCATATCTTAAATCATCATTTGCATGTAACACAGCTGCTTTCATTATCCCACCTCACTTTTTATAAAAGTATCCTTTAGTCTTTCATAGATCTCCAGATAGATTTCATAGTATTTTTTATAGGTTTCATGTACTTTCATATCCGGTTCATGTACCCTTGTAATGTGAATAGTTCTATTTACTGCTTCTTTAAAATCACGGTACATGCCGGTTCCAACCCC from Petroclostridium xylanilyticum encodes:
- the fucU gene encoding L-fucose mutarotase, with the translated sequence MLKGIPGIISPELLKILMEMGHGDELVIADGNFPAASIAKRLVRCDGHNVPELLDAVLKFFPLDSYAEAPVALMAVVPGDTVKPIIWDTYKEIVKKHEPVTNKIEFVERFAFYERAKNAYAVVATGEKALYANIIIKKGVVVE
- a CDS encoding aldo/keto reductase → MASDGVDPNKVPQRILYTGAKIPGVGLGTFGSDRFTGEQIAEAVRGAISVGYRHIDCASVYGNEHLIGPVLKEAMEGGIKREELWITSKVWNDMHGEGDVLLSCAKTLKDLKLDYLDLYLIHWPFPNYHAPGCSVDSRSPDAKPYIHENYMKTWRQMERLVEMGLVRHIGTSNMTIPKLKLLLRDAKIKPACNEMELHPHFQQPELFKYCIDNGIQPIGFCPIGSPNRPDRDKTENDTVDIEDPVIVKIAQRLNVHPAVVCIKWAVQRGQIPIPFSIRRDQYLSSLQCTVTDPLTDEEMKEIEGIDKNCRLIKGQVFLWKDGQSWEDLWDLNGEITPP
- a CDS encoding galactitol-1-phosphate 5-dehydrogenase: MKAAVLHANDDLRYEEYPTPRINDGEVLVKIKATGICGSDIPRVLRNGAHYYPIVLGHEFSGEVVEVGKEITTIKVGDRVAGAPLLPCFKCEDCQRGSYSQCKFYSFIGSRTQGSFAEYVKLPERNAVKFDTSVSFEQGAFFEPSTVALHGLNRANYHGGEDVAILGGGTIGLFTAQWAKIYGAKRVFVFDIDNDRLALAKKLGADVTINTLDSNFYEIAMDYTNKKGFGFVFETAGVDATMKLAFELAGNRSSLCFIGTPTKDLIFTPRLFENMNRKEFYLTGSWMSYSAPFPGKEWELTAHFFATGALKFDESLIFKKMPLSEIKAAFDMYKTPGTVKGKILLLNDA